GCTGGCCAGCTACCCGGGGAGCACGTTGATGCGTGATCGGTTGATCGAAGAGATATGGGGCTATGACTTTGAAGGGAACGAACGGACGCTGGACGTCCACGTGAATCGGCTGCGGGAGCGGTTCCCGGAGGAGAAGTACCGGTTCAGGATTCGGACGGTGCGCGGGCTGGGATATCGCCTGGAAGCAGGTGAGGGCTGATGAAAAAAACGCCTAAAATCTTGTGGAAGATCGTTCGAGAAACGCTTCAGACGATTTTGGTTTTCGCGGTCTTGGGAGCGTCATGGACGGCGGCGACTTATGTGACTCGGTTTGTTTACACCTGGACGGGAACCCCGCCGTGGGATTATGCCATCCAACTGATCGACTTGTTTGTCGGCGTGATCATTTTCTTCCTGTGCATGCTGGTCGTGGGCATGTTCTTCAAGCACCGGCAAATGGCCATGCTGAATTCCATTACGGATGCCATGCGACGGATATCGCAGGGGGACTTCAATGTAAAGATGAACGAAAATGAATGGCGCGGGGAGTTCAAGATGATCGCGAGCAGCATTAACGACATGGCCGGCGAATTGGGGCGGATGGAGACCATGCGTCAGGATTTCATCTCTAATGTGTCCCATGAAATCCAATCCCCACTTACTTCGATTCGGGGGTTTGCCCGAGCGCTCCGAAGTCCCCGCCTCACGGAGGAGAAGAGAGCCCGTTATCTGGAGATCATCGAAGGAGAGAGCCGCCGCTTGTCGCAGTTGAGTGACAATCTGTTGAAGCTGTCGTCCCTGGAAGGAGAGCAGCCGGCATTCGAAAGGGCCCGCTACCGGCTCGACGGGCAGCTGCGTGCGGTCGTCTTGGCGAATGAACCGCAATGGCTGGCGAAGCGGATTCAGGTGGATCTGGACCTAGCTGAGGTAGAGATTGAGGCAACGGAGGATCTCCTGAGTCAAGTATGGAACAATTTGCTGCACAACAGCATTAAATTCACGCCCGAAGACGGCATGATCACGATCGTGCTGAAAGCAGGAGAAGACGGGGCCGAGGTTACGATGACGGATTCGGGAGTCGGGATGTCGGAGTCGGATCAGCTGCATATATTCGAACGCTTTTACAAAGCGGACAAATCGCGCAATCGCGCCGCTGGCGGCAGTGGGCTGGGATTATCCATCGTGAAGCGGATCGTCGATATTCATCAAGGGAAGATAACGGTCCAATCCGAGCTTGGGAAGGGATCGAAATTTACGGTGATGGTACCCTATAAGCGATCTCTGGATACGAAGTAATGATTGTGCAGTGAAGGTTTGACATTAAAATTGTACGTGAAGCTGTGACATGAAGTTGGATATGAAGTTTAGATGGGCTTGGATATGAAGAATAGATGGGTTTAATGAAGTACGTGGGGAGCTGACATAAAAAGGACGCTGATCGTGTGACTCTCCTCTAGGAAGGCGGGAAGGTATAGAGGATTAGGACTGTTTCGGGGATGTTCTCAAGAAGATACTAAAGGTGTGAGGAGATGGCTGCTTACCCGCCATATCTGGAACAACTTGAACCGGATATGTCCATAGAACAGTAGAACAGGAGTAAGGGCTATGGTCGCCCCTACTCCTGTTTAAGCTGTGCGTGATGCGATATGGACAAACTCACCGAGTCGGGTTAAAGCAGGTGAATTAGCTAAAACGGTTGCGAATTTGGCGGACACCAAGGACCTTATTTGCCGAATTAAGCGCCGTATCCTAAAATAACGGACTCCAGATCCGTTATTTTAGGATTTGTTTAGGTAAATGCCACCTTTTGGAAGGAATAACGGATCCTTGGTCCGGAAGTTTCCGGAAAACCGCCATTTTCCCTCAAATAAGGTACTCTCGGTCCGTTAGCTCCACTAAAGCACCGTGCAGCCATCGCACGACCACCGCAGTCGACTCTAATTTTAATGCACATGCCATTATTAGCCGTATGATAACCGGTTAGTCTCACCCTAACGGGCTATCCTGAAGGGTCGCTGGTTACTGCATGAATCTAGTCGACAGCCCTCCAAGCCTGCCCCGGACCACACACCGTGCGCACAGGGAGCAGTGAGCACAGGGAGCAGTACGCCAGGGAGCAGTACGCACACAGGGAGCAGTACGCACAGAGAGCAGTACACACAGGGAGCAGGACAGACAGAGAGCAGTGAGCACAGGGAGCAGAACGCACAGAGAGCAGTGAGCACAGGGAGCAGTACGCCAGGGAGCAGAACGCACAGGGAACAGTACGCACAGAGAGCAGTACGCACACAAAGAGCAGAACGCACAGAGAGCAGTGAGCACAGGGAGCAGCGAGCACAGGGAGCAGAACGCCAGGGAGCAGCCCCAAGGTACATGTAGCTACACGGCAGCGGTTTGTTAAAGAAAGGTTAGCTGCGTGATTACAGCACCTTTTCCAAAAAGCTAATCGTCCGCTCATGCTTCGGTCTGCCGAACACTTCCTCTGGCGGGCCTTCCTCTACGATGTATCCGCCATCCATGAAGATCACCCGGTCCGCAACCTCGCGGGCAAAACCCATCTCGTGCGTGACAATCATCATCGTCATGCCTTCGCGCGCCAGATCCTTCATGACGCCGAGCACTTCGCCGACCATCTCGGGGTCCAGCGCCGATGTCGGCTCGTCAAACAGCATGATGTCCGGATTCATCGCCAGCGCCCGGGCGATCGCCACACGCTGCTTCTGACCGCCCGACAGCTGGCTCGGGAAGGCCTCCGCTTTATCGGAGAGGCCTACTTGCTCCAGAAGCTTTAGCCCCGTGGCACGAGCCTCGGATGCGTTCTGCTTGCCCAGCTCGACCGGGGCAAATGTAATGTTCTTCAGCACGTTGAAGTGGGGGAACAGATTAAAATGCTGGAACACCATGCCGATGTTCTGGCGCGCCTTGTTGATGTCTGTTTTAGGGTCATTGATATCCTTGTCATGCACGAATACCCTGCCTGCCGTAATGTCCTCCAGACGATTGATGCAGCGTAGGAAGGTGCTTTTACCGGAGCCCGAAGGCCCGATGACACAGACAACTTCGCCTTCCTGGACCTGCATGTTAATGCCCTTCAGCACCTCATTCGTGCCAAAGTTCTTCTTCAGTCCTTCTACGCGGATTTTATCCATGACGCACCTTCCCTTCCAGACGGCCCGAAATTTTGGTCAGAATCGTGATCACGACCAGATACATGATGGCGACCACGAGCCAGATATCAAACGAAGCGAACGTTCTTGCAATGATGATTTTCCCGGATTGGGTCAGTTCGACCAGACCGATTACCGACAGGATCGATGTATCCTTGAGCGTGATCACGAGCTGGTTAATAAAGGTCGGAATCATTACTTTGATCGCTTGGGGAATGATGATTTTCATCATGGCTTTGCGGTATGGCAGACCGAGCGAGCGGGCAGCCTCCAGCTGTCCAGGGTCAATGGATTGGATACCGCCCCGGATAATTTCCGTTACATAAGCACCGGCATTCAGGCTAAGTGTCAGGACCGCTGCCACGACCGGCGACATCGTGAAGCCGAGTGCCTGCGGAATACCAAAGTAGATGAAGAAGGCAAGGACTAGCAGCGGTATGCCGCGGAAAATGTCCACGAATACGGTTGCGATGCCTCGGAGCCATTTATTGCGTCCGACCTTCATAAAGCCGAATATCAACCCTAAGAAAAACGCGAAGAACAGCGATACGAGGGTCAGCAGCAGCGTATTGCCAAGGCCCTTCAGCAGCGAAGGCAGCGACTCCACGATCAGCCCCCAACGGCTTTGAGTCGCCGCGCTTACGGCATTTTCGCCAATGTATTTTGCCTTAATGCGATCGTACTCACCACTGGCCCTCAGGTTGATCAAGCCGGCATTGAATTTCTCCAGAAGCTCTTGGTTCTTCCCCTTGGCAACGGCAAATCCGTAGGAGGCGCCAGGCACCATATCCGTGACGATCTTCAGTCCATTGTTCTGTTCGACTCCATAAGCCAGCACAGGGAAATCGTCAAAACAGGCAACGGAATTACCGGTCCTGACATCGTCATACATCTGGGCCGAATCGTCAAAAGGCACGATGGTGAATCCGTACTTGGAGGAGATAGATTCAGCAAAGCTGTAACCCTCCGTACCCGTTTTGACGGCGACTTTTTTCCCTTTTAAATCCTCATACCCTTTGATGGACTCCTGATCCTGGCGAATGGCCATGACCACACCTGAGTCAAAATAAGGATCGGAGAAGTCGAATTTCTGCTTCCGCTCATCCGTGATGCTCATGCCGGCAATGACTCCGTCCACCTGGTTGGCTTCCAGCGCCTGAACCGCCGCATTGAAACCGAGCGGCTTGACTTCATATTTGAAGTTCTGATCTTTCGCGATCGCATCCAGAAGATCCATGTCGATACCGACAAAATTGCCGCTAGCATCCTGGAATTCAAACGGGGCAAACGTAATGTCTGTTCCGATCTGATAGGTTTTACCGGAGGCTGGCTCTGCCGCGGCGCTTGCCGCCCCGTATGGCATGCCCGCTGCCATGAGTATCAGCAGTGACATGAACGCGTATAACATCCGGAATGATTTCATAGTGACCTCCTCTTTTTAACACCGATGTAGTTAGTTACCCATGAAGGCTTCCTTATTAAACAGTTGCCGTCATCTTCATTGGGTATCTTATTGTGCTGATCCACCAATCATGCCTAGATATACCAATTAACAGGGGCGTATCAACAAAGTTAAAGAAAAATCTCAAAACACTTCGTTCCGGATGCAACATTTACCAATGCCCTCACGTTAGAAGGGTAAGGCAAGCATGGCAGCGATGCCAATATAAAGGAGGCTGACAATAATGAAAAGATGGGTCAAACAAGTAGGTTCCATCATGATTGCAGGTGCACTGTTGACTGGCAGTACGGCAGTAGTAGGATTGAGCGGGGCAACCGAGGTGCATGCGGCGGAGGCAGCACAGCAAAACCTTCTTACCGTACTCGGTAAAGGCGAGATCTCGGTGAAGCCAGATATCGTATATCTTTCCATTGGGGCTGAATCGTATGCGGAAACCGCAAAATCCGCACAGAAGAGCAATGCGCAGAAAATGGATAAGATTACGAAGATGCTGAAAGAAACATGGAAGATCGATGACAAGGATATCAAAACCGAACAGTTCTATGTACAGCCTAACTATACGTACTCTGATGATAATGGACGTAAAGTGAAGAATTACAGTGCTTATCATTCCCTGGAAGTCACTCTTCGCGACTTGAGCAAAGTCGGCGATCTGCTCGATGCAGCCTCTGATGCCGGTGCCAATTCCATTGGCAACGCCCGTTTCTCGGTCGAAAACCGTGATGCTTTTGAAGCCCAAGTGATAGATAAAGCCGTGGCAAATGCGGACCTGAAAGCTCAAGCGATGGCAAAAGCCTCCAAGCGTCAGCTGGGTATCGTGCTTAACATTGTGGAAGGTTCTGTGGGTATAGATAACATCTACGGCCTCGAAAAAATGGCGATGGAAGCACAGTCCGTTGCAGCGGACGCGGGTGCCAACACATCCGTGAAGCCGGGCGAGATCAAAATCTCGACGCAGCTGTACGTGCAATATGAGCTGAAATAGTAACTGTTTTCGACTCAGAATACTAAAAACCGTTCATCCGGGTCTTTATCGGTGGACGGTTTTTTGTGCATCCCTTTTCGAAAAATGAAATACCATTATCCGGTCCTGTATCCGTGCCTTCCCTAGATGAAATACACAGAAAAGTGTTGTGTATGGGGGGAAAACGAGGTATAGTGAATATGCGAAAAACTGAACTTTATTTAAACGTTAAAGCCATACCCATGGATATGGCTTTTTTTTTTCTTAGTAGAGATTTCTAGACGCTTCCACCCTTAAGAAACGGATTCTGCCAACCTGAGAACGATAGGCAGTATGACCGTTTCTTCTTAGTGGGGAACGTTTTTGTGCATACTGGTTAGCAGGAATGTACACATGGAATAGGTCACATTTTGAAGAAGGGGTTGATGCATGTGATTGAACTTGTCCAGATCGAGAAGCATTTTCAGGGACAAGCGGTCGTGCATCCGCTGTCGCTCTCCATTAAAGAGGGGGAATTCCTGACTTTGCTGGGCCCCAGCGGCTGCGGCAAAACGACGATTCTCCGAATGATAGCAGGATTCGAACAGCCGACCGAAGGACAGGTCTGGCTGGCGGGTCAGAATGTGACGGAAATGCCTGCGAACAAGCGGGACTTGAATCTGGTATTCCAACACTATGCTCTGTTTCCGCATATGACCGTAGAAGATAATATTGCTTTTGGGTTGAAAATGAAAAAAATGCCGCGTCAGCTCATCAAAGAGCGGGTGGACGAGGCCGTTGCCATGACACAGCTGACCGCCCTGCGGGAACGCTTTCCGCACCAACTGTCCGGCGGACAGCAGCAACGCGTGGCCATCGCCCGCGCCATCGCTAACAAGCCGAAGGTGCTGCTGCTGGATGAACCACTGGGCGCATTGGATCTGCAGCTCCGCAAAAATCTGCAGTCTGAGCTCAAGCATTTGCAGCGGACGCTCGGGATTACGTTTGTCTATGTAACGCACGACCAAGAGGAAGCCATGATGCTCTCCGACCGGATCGTTATCATGAACCACGGACGGGTAGAACAAATCGGTACGCCGCGCGAGATCTATGCGAAACCGCAAACGCTGTTTGCTGCCACGTTTGTAGGGGAGAATAACGTCTTTTCCTCGCCCGAAGGTCTTTTTGCAGTGCGGCCGGAGAAACTCATTCCGCAGCGGGAGTCGGGTGCCAGGAAGAACGGCGTGATTGAGGATGTACAGTACCTCGGCAGTGTTCATAAGCTTCTGGTCCAATTGGATGATGAACCGATGAAGGTCACGATTGCCCTGGATATCTCGGATGACCATCCTTGGGAGGTTGGTGAACGAGTCGGGGTGAACTGGAACACCAAGGATGAGGTGATCATCGGGCCATGAGGAAATCAAGGTTCCTATTGACTCCGGTGCTGCTGTGGCTATCCCTGTTCCTGATCGTTCCGATGCTAATTGTGGTCGGCATCTCCCTGCTCTCGCGGGATTCGCTGGGGAATATCGTTTTTTCCTTCAGTCTCGAAGGCTATAAAACCTTTTTTGATCCATTATATTTGGGAATTTACTGGGATACCCTGGTATTGTCGCTGCTGACTACGGTGATTTGCTTGTTAGTCAGCTATCCTTTGGCCTATTATATAGCCAACGCTTCCCCGCGTATCCAAACCTGGGGATTAATTCTAATCACCGTCCCGTTCTGGATTAACTTTCTGATCCGCACTTATGCCTGGGTTCTGCTGCTACGAACGCAAGGCGTGGTGAACAGCCTGCTGCTGTGGATGGGTTGGATCGACGAGCCGATTCAGATGCTGTATACGTATGGCGCCGTACTTCTCGGCATGGTCTATAATTTCATTCCCTTCATGGTGCTGCCGATTTACGTGGCCCTGGAGCAGATGGATAAGCGTCTGATAGATGCGGCCAGCGATCTGGGCGCTTCTAGATGGAAGGCATTCCGCCACATTACCTTGCCGCAGAGCAAATCCGGTATCATGACGGGAGCGGTTTTGGTCTATGTCTCGACTTCCGGGATGTTTGTAGTTACGGATATTTTGGGAGGCGCGAAGTCCTCCATGATCAGTAATGTTATTCAACAGCAGTTCCTGGGTGCGCGCAACTGGCCCTTTGGAGCGGCGTTGTCGGTGATCTTTGTGATCACGTCCCTGGTGCTGATCCTGCTCTTTAACCGGGCGATGCAAGCCCGCCATCAACGCGTAGGGGAGGGGAGATAAGTGAAGAAGAAGAATCACCCGCTGCTCGGGATTCACTCTTTCCTTATGATGGCTTTCATCTATGTACCGATCATCATGATCATCATCTATTCCTTTAACAACACGCGGCTTAGCGGCAACTGGGAAGGATTTACGTTAGATTGGTATGTGTCGCTATTCGAGAACCGGCACGTGATGGAAGCGCTGATGAACAGTTTGACGGTGGCGGTCATATCAACGATCGTTTCCACCCTGCTTGGAACCGCAGCGGCGCTCTCGCTTCGGAGTATGGGGCGCAGAGGTCGCAGCGGCATGAATGGGCTGCTGTATCTGCCCGTCATTATCCCGGATATTATTATGGGGCTGTCGCTGCTGGTGCTGTTCAGTCAACTGAACATGCCGCTTGGCAAGACGACGGTGATTATCGCACATATAACGTTCAGCCTATCGTATGTGTATGTCGTTGTGACAGCCAGACTGTCGGGCATGGGCAAACAGCTGGATGAGGCGGCCCAGGATTTGGGGGCTACGCCTTGGCAGACGTTCCGGCATGTTACATTGCCGCAGATTGCTCCGGGCATTATCTCCGGCGCCTTGATTGCTTTTACGCTGTCATTGGATGATTTTATGGTCAGTTTTTTTGTCGCCGGCCCAAGCTCAACGACGCTGCCGATCTATATTTACGCTCAGGTGAAGCGCGGCATCTCGCCAGAGATTAACGCGCTGTGTACGCTGCTCATTCTAGTCAGCATCACGCTGATTCTGTTAGCCCAATATATTCTTAACCGCGGCAATGGGCAAAAGAAACATAAAACATTACCGATCTAAGCTGAGATGAACGCTTTTTTCGAAATAAAACATGCAAGTGGAAAGAGAGGAGATATTGAATTGAAAAAATCAAGATGGACCCGCCTGCTGACGGCAGGCATGGTTGCGGTATTGTCTGTGGGACTCTTGGCCGGTTGCGGATCGGATAAGGAGACGCTCCACATTTACAGCTGGGCGGATAACTTTGATCCTGAGGTGCTGAAGGACTTCGAAGCGAAGTTCGACGTGAAGGTAACCTACGACAATTACGCAAACAATGAAGACCTGCTGGCTAAAATCAATGCTGGTGGCAGTGGATATGACCTCATTCAGCCGTCCGATTATATGGTGAAAACGATGATTGAATCGGAGCTGCTTGAGCCGCTTGATATGAATAATATCCCGAACTTCGTCAATCTTACGGATACTTTCAAAGACCCTTCCTATGACCCGGGCAATAAATATTCGATCGTCTACACGTCCGGTGTAACGGGAATTGCATATAACAAGAAGTATGTGAAGGACCAAATCAACAGCTGGGAAGACCTCTGGAACCCGGAATACAAGGGCAAAGTTCTGCTTCTGGATGACAACCGTGAAATGATCGGCATGGCGCTGAAGAAGCAAGGGAAATCCAACAGCAGCACGGATGAAGCGGAAATCACCGCAGCTACGGATGACCTGAAGACCTTGCTGCCGAATGTGCTTGCGTTTGATACGGATAACATCAAGCAGAAGATGATCCAAGAAGAAGGCTGGATTGCTACGGTCTGGTCCGGAGATGCGGCCTTCATTGCAGCGGAGAATCCGGATGTGGCGTATGTCGTGCCAGAA
Above is a window of Paenibacillus sp. FSL K6-1330 DNA encoding:
- a CDS encoding ABC transporter permease; amino-acid sequence: MRKSRFLLTPVLLWLSLFLIVPMLIVVGISLLSRDSLGNIVFSFSLEGYKTFFDPLYLGIYWDTLVLSLLTTVICLLVSYPLAYYIANASPRIQTWGLILITVPFWINFLIRTYAWVLLLRTQGVVNSLLLWMGWIDEPIQMLYTYGAVLLGMVYNFIPFMVLPIYVALEQMDKRLIDAASDLGASRWKAFRHITLPQSKSGIMTGAVLVYVSTSGMFVVTDILGGAKSSMISNVIQQQFLGARNWPFGAALSVIFVITSLVLILLFNRAMQARHQRVGEGR
- a CDS encoding SIMPL domain-containing protein (The SIMPL domain is named for its presence in mouse protein SIMPL (signalling molecule that associates with mouse pelle-like kinase). Bacterial member BP26, from Brucella, was shown to assemble into a channel-like structure, while YggE from E. coli has been associated with resistance to oxidative stress.): MKRWVKQVGSIMIAGALLTGSTAVVGLSGATEVHAAEAAQQNLLTVLGKGEISVKPDIVYLSIGAESYAETAKSAQKSNAQKMDKITKMLKETWKIDDKDIKTEQFYVQPNYTYSDDNGRKVKNYSAYHSLEVTLRDLSKVGDLLDAASDAGANSIGNARFSVENRDAFEAQVIDKAVANADLKAQAMAKASKRQLGIVLNIVEGSVGIDNIYGLEKMAMEAQSVAADAGANTSVKPGEIKISTQLYVQYELK
- a CDS encoding amino acid ABC transporter ATP-binding protein; translation: MDKIRVEGLKKNFGTNEVLKGINMQVQEGEVVCVIGPSGSGKSTFLRCINRLEDITAGRVFVHDKDINDPKTDINKARQNIGMVFQHFNLFPHFNVLKNITFAPVELGKQNASEARATGLKLLEQVGLSDKAEAFPSQLSGGQKQRVAIARALAMNPDIMLFDEPTSALDPEMVGEVLGVMKDLAREGMTMMIVTHEMGFAREVADRVIFMDGGYIVEEGPPEEVFGRPKHERTISFLEKVL
- a CDS encoding amino acid ABC transporter substrate-binding protein/permease; its protein translation is MPYGAASAAAEPASGKTYQIGTDITFAPFEFQDASGNFVGIDMDLLDAIAKDQNFKYEVKPLGFNAAVQALEANQVDGVIAGMSITDERKQKFDFSDPYFDSGVVMAIRQDQESIKGYEDLKGKKVAVKTGTEGYSFAESISSKYGFTIVPFDDSAQMYDDVRTGNSVACFDDFPVLAYGVEQNNGLKIVTDMVPGASYGFAVAKGKNQELLEKFNAGLINLRASGEYDRIKAKYIGENAVSAATQSRWGLIVESLPSLLKGLGNTLLLTLVSLFFAFFLGLIFGFMKVGRNKWLRGIATVFVDIFRGIPLLVLAFFIYFGIPQALGFTMSPVVAAVLTLSLNAGAYVTEIIRGGIQSIDPGQLEAARSLGLPYRKAMMKIIIPQAIKVMIPTFINQLVITLKDTSILSVIGLVELTQSGKIIIARTFASFDIWLVVAIMYLVVITILTKISGRLEGKVRHG
- a CDS encoding HAMP domain-containing sensor histidine kinase, translated to MKKTPKILWKIVRETLQTILVFAVLGASWTAATYVTRFVYTWTGTPPWDYAIQLIDLFVGVIIFFLCMLVVGMFFKHRQMAMLNSITDAMRRISQGDFNVKMNENEWRGEFKMIASSINDMAGELGRMETMRQDFISNVSHEIQSPLTSIRGFARALRSPRLTEEKRARYLEIIEGESRRLSQLSDNLLKLSSLEGEQPAFERARYRLDGQLRAVVLANEPQWLAKRIQVDLDLAEVEIEATEDLLSQVWNNLLHNSIKFTPEDGMITIVLKAGEDGAEVTMTDSGVGMSESDQLHIFERFYKADKSRNRAAGGSGLGLSIVKRIVDIHQGKITVQSELGKGSKFTVMVPYKRSLDTK
- a CDS encoding ABC transporter permease translates to MMAFIYVPIIMIIIYSFNNTRLSGNWEGFTLDWYVSLFENRHVMEALMNSLTVAVISTIVSTLLGTAAALSLRSMGRRGRSGMNGLLYLPVIIPDIIMGLSLLVLFSQLNMPLGKTTVIIAHITFSLSYVYVVVTARLSGMGKQLDEAAQDLGATPWQTFRHVTLPQIAPGIISGALIAFTLSLDDFMVSFFVAGPSSTTLPIYIYAQVKRGISPEINALCTLLILVSITLILLAQYILNRGNGQKKHKTLPI
- a CDS encoding spermidine/putrescine ABC transporter substrate-binding protein, whose amino-acid sequence is MKKSRWTRLLTAGMVAVLSVGLLAGCGSDKETLHIYSWADNFDPEVLKDFEAKFDVKVTYDNYANNEDLLAKINAGGSGYDLIQPSDYMVKTMIESELLEPLDMNNIPNFVNLTDTFKDPSYDPGNKYSIVYTSGVTGIAYNKKYVKDQINSWEDLWNPEYKGKVLLLDDNREMIGMALKKQGKSNSSTDEAEITAATDDLKTLLPNVLAFDTDNIKQKMIQEEGWIATVWSGDAAFIAAENPDVAYVVPEEGATIFSDNYAIPKGAKNKELAEKFINFMMEPEVSAKNYEFIGYSNPNTKAMEFHSEEYRANTMINLTDEELGRTEWLDNVGDSLSIYDRLWTELKSGR
- a CDS encoding ABC transporter ATP-binding protein, whose product is MHVIELVQIEKHFQGQAVVHPLSLSIKEGEFLTLLGPSGCGKTTILRMIAGFEQPTEGQVWLAGQNVTEMPANKRDLNLVFQHYALFPHMTVEDNIAFGLKMKKMPRQLIKERVDEAVAMTQLTALRERFPHQLSGGQQQRVAIARAIANKPKVLLLDEPLGALDLQLRKNLQSELKHLQRTLGITFVYVTHDQEEAMMLSDRIVIMNHGRVEQIGTPREIYAKPQTLFAATFVGENNVFSSPEGLFAVRPEKLIPQRESGARKNGVIEDVQYLGSVHKLLVQLDDEPMKVTIALDISDDHPWEVGERVGVNWNTKDEVIIGP